tggctatgaccttataccgggcctcacaccaaaggaagtgtggacgggaaaattgcccggttggcaccaaggttaagatctcttatgggtaaagcaacacacctctgcagagtgtaatgaatcgtgacctgtcactccctgttccgagatatggaactgcgaacgctgccggaaaggagctccatgaagttctagtaaaccggtgaaggctgacggacatagttcttctgaataaaagcaaccttttgaagaaatggttatgaaaacctgcattggtattagactttctggtctaatgctgtagctagtgcattaaacacctctttcctataatgaacttgttgagtacgctcgtactcatcccactcttaaatcccctgcttagatacggaggcatcgaaggaggatctacgatacaactcgaaggccgaggagtcaacaactacttcaagggacaggaccctgtcagaagagtcaaataccacatccaacaaggagaaaacctagattagccatagaagggaactagcttcctaaacctagctcctacttagctagaatctattcttagcctctatagctagttaaatactctacaaatagagttcgtgataagtctagactacgagtcgttcttctggagtttatttgcagttttacctcattgtaaagtaggaggctgtgatgatcttatgtaacatagtcaatgttgtaattctatagacatgtcttggacccgcatatgtttctgttataCCACtccgagcgatataatactagtggaacggtgtttcattggtgttatatcagacttgcatactacaccatgcagtggtatgccgggtcaccacacagattcaatggaggcatgatcccactatcgagcataaatactccctcttggagtcacaagtatcaacttggccagagcctctactagcaacggagagcatgcaagatcataaacaacacatatatgatagattgataatcaacttgacatagtattccatattcataggatcccaacaaacacaacatgtagcattacaaatagacgatcttgatcatgataggcagctcacaagatctaaacatgatagcacatgaggagaagataaccatctaactactgctatggacccatagtccaaggatgaactactcacacatcagtccggaggcgatcatggtgatgtagagtcctccgggtgatgagggattcccctctccggcagggtgccggaggcgatctcctgaatcccccgagatgagattggcggcggcggcgtctctgaaacttttctcgtatcgttgctctcggtaatagggttttcgcgacggagagtatatgtaggcggaagggcagagtcgggagaggcacgggggccccacaccatagggcggcacgggcccctccttggccgcgccgccttgtggtgtcggcgcctcgtggccccacttcgtatccccttcggtcttctggaagctttcgtttcgtccaattccgagaatatttcctatgtaggatttctgaaaccaaaaacagcagaaaacaggactgacgcttcgacatctcgttaataggttagtgccggaaaatgcataataatgacataaagtgtgtataaaacatgtgagtattgtcataaaactagcatggaacataagaaattatagatacgtttgagacgtatcacgtatTTTTGGTTGGTGAAGATTAAATGGTAAACATTTAATTGTGGATTATTACCGCGTCTTCGCTACTAATCATTAGAAACTTTAGCCAATAATAATTTGGATAGACGATTTTGGAAGGCATTAGTTTGAAAAAAGCAATTTAAAACGCGCGACTGCGGATCTACCGCCCATCGGTTCTCCTCCTCTCCGAGCTATGTTGATTGCCGCCGGACAAATTTTGACCGTCGCGCTTTTCTGGGCGAGccggctgctgcccttatctcctACTTCACATTGCCGCTCCTCCGCCGCTCCTCTAATTTTTGCGGCCACCGTTCTGCACCGAATTGGCCTGTTCCATCCATCCATGTTCGGTGCTTCTTCCGTGGTGCCACAGGTGAAGGACGACGAGCTCCCCACACACCACCATGCCGGAGAAGACTACGCTATTGTGTGGATTGGTCCGGTAGTCAACCGACCGGGCTCTGATGCGCCTCTGAAGTGGCAGATTCGTGGCCGGCGAGCTCGAGTTGGCAGAGCTCACACCTCGATTGTCGACGTTAGAGGTAAGTGGAACCCCTTTTTTTTTTCGTTCAAATGTTGTCTATGGTGTCTCGATATGCTGGTAACACATACTACGTTACTCCCGGCAAATATAACCGTTAGCCCCCCCCAAAAAAACCCATGTCAATCACCTAACCTGGCTAGTCCAAAATTGACTCAAAAAACCTGACTAGCTTTGAGTTCAAATGGCAGTAAAATAGTTTGCTCCCAAATGTGGTAGCAACACAATTTGACCAAACATCACATGATCAATTTTCCTCCAAAAATAGCAACCACGTTCATGGCAATGATCTCCTCCTCACACACCACACCAAACCTTCCCCGGAAACTCAGGGGAGAGTCGCAGTAAAAAAATCGGCGAGATCCGTCCCGTCGCCTCGCCTGCAACGGAAGGAAAATCCGGAGACGTCCGTACTGGCACTGCCACCGAGGCCCAATCCTCTCCGCATCCGCACGCCAGTCCAATCCTAACATATCCTGCTCCACCCGCTGACACCTCGGCCCCACCTGATCTGGCCCCACGGACCAGTCAGAGAGGCTCCAACGGGCCAGCGTCGCGAAGCCGAGCACGCAGCCTTCACCGCTGGCAACATCCGGTCAGTCAAAAAAATAGTAAAACGGAAAAAGAAAAGACGCCCAAGTCGTGCAGTAAAAACTCGGGAAGCAATTAGCAGCGGTAACTCCTAGCTGCTGCTGCGGCGAGAGAGAGAGGAAAGCTTAGCAGCGGTGAAGGAAAAAAAAATTAAAGTAGAGTTTAAACAGCGAGAGGAGAAGCAGCAGCAGCCCGCAGCAGAGGGAGAGGAGTCCCAATCCCACGCCgcctcccaccaccaccaccgcgcgCGCGCGAGCTCGCTGACGGCGCGGAACCCTAGGCGCGGGAGGAGATCTCTCGCGcggggcgcggcgcggcgcggcggcgacgcccactcgccggcggcggcgggggagggcGGCCCCCATGCCTTTGGCGCCCCGATCGGAGCCGATCGGTGGCCGCGTCAGCCGTCGCAGCACCTCACCGTCCGCGGCGGCGGGCGCCGGAGAAGCGGAGGCGGCGCCCAAGGGagcggaggaagaggaggaggaagaggatggcGCTGTTCCGCAAGTTCTTCCTCAAGAAGACGCCGGATCGGCTGCTCGAGATCTCCGAGCGGGTCTACGGTATAATGCCCGCGTCCCTGGGTCGAGTTGGTGCGGGGTTCGCCGGGGAGCCGCCTTCTCCGGCGAGGATTTCCGGGTTTCGTGCTGGTTTGGTTTCGGGGGTTTCGGATTTTGCGGCGACTGCTGTTTTCCCGTTTTCGAGGAGGTTTACTTCGAGCTAGCTGGCTGGAATCCAGTGCGTTCGGGGGCGTACTGGGCTAGATTTGGTAAAACTTGAAGTTAGATGCTGCTGGCCCTTGAGTTTAGCCTAGTTCTGGGTTCCCAGTGTGCGCACGCAGGAGACTTCGATTTACCTGCATTTGACTTACAGTAAATCGGCTGTGTTTGTTCACGCTCGATTTCTGCGCTGCTTTAGTTGGATATTTGCACTGGGGGAAGCTCTTGGATTTACTTGCATTTGGCTCAAACATGAAATAATCGTCTAGTGCCTGTATCATACCCACATTTCAATTGTTGCTTACTTCAAACCTAGCTAGTTATAAATTATGATGGAGTTCTTACTTATCTGTTGGAACCATGTCATTGCGATACTTGGTTGCATCTGGAAATGCGGCGGATTTAAGTGCATACGCAGTGTGGAAACTAGGATCCTGCTAGCTTGCCAGCACTTGATATGTGTTCTCCATTTTTCTGATATTAGTTGAATGCTGCAAACCTGAGCATGCCATCTTGCTAGCTAATCTCGATGCGTATGTGTTTCCAGTGTTCGACTGTTGCTTCTCAGCGGAAGCCTTGGGCGAGGACGAGTACAGGGACTACTTGAGCGGCGTTGTGGCGCAGTTGCAGGACTACTTCCCCGATGCGTCGTTCATGGTCTCCAATTTCTGGTCTGGGGACAAGAGGAGCCGGATTTCAGATATACTGTCCGAGTATGACATGACGGTCATGGACTACCCGCAGCAGTACGAAGGGTGCCCGCTCCTTCAGCTCGAGATGATCCACCATTTCTTGAAGTCGTGCGAGAACTGGCTGTCAGTGGAAGGGCAGCAGAACATGCTTCTAATGCACTGCGAAAGAGGGGGGTGGCCAGTGCTTGCCTTCATGTTGGCCGGACTGCTTCTGTACCGGAAAACATACGCTGGCGAGCAGAAGACTCTAGAGATGGTCTACAAGCAGGCGCGCAGGGACTTTATCCAGCAGTTCCTTAAGTTGAATCCTCAGCCTTCGCATCTTAGATATTTGCACTATGTAACAAGACACGGAAGTGGTTCGGAATGGCCTCCGGTTAGCCGGACTCTCGTCTTGGATTCACTAGTTCTCCACACCACGCCTAGATTCGATTCTGATGGGGGCTGTAGGCCGTATTTGCGTATACATGGGCAAGACTCAAGTCCTGGTAACAAGAGTGCAAAGGTTCTTTTTGAGGTGCCAAAGACCAAGAAACATCTCCGGCGTTATGGGCAGGTAGTGATTACTTCTAAGCTGTTAAAATGTTTATCGCCATCCAAACTCTACCCTGACCGATGGTTGCAATGCAGGCCGAAGTTCCGGTGAAGCTTAGTGCTTTTTGCCGTGTTCAGGGAGATGTGGTTCTTGAATGCATCCACATTAGCAGTAACTTTGATCGTGAGGAAACAATGTTCCGTGTCATGTTCAATACTGCATTCGTTCAATCAAATGTCCTTGGGCTGAATCGTGATGATATCGATGCTGCTTGGAATGTGAATAATCAGTTCCCGAGGGACTTCCGAGCAGAGGTACTAAATTCACCTGCCTGCCCTTCTTCTACTCTCTTTTGTATCTTTCTCTTGCGTTGTGAAATCTAAGAATAGAGCTGCAATTCTGATCCAGGTACTCTTTTCGGACCCGGATTCCTTCAAGCCTTCTGCTGCAGTAGAAGAGGcaggtgatgatggagatgagactGATGTTGCATCAGTAGATACAGGAGATGAGTtttatgaagcagaggaggattgGCATGATGCTAGAAAGGATCCAGATACTCAATCAACTGAAGGAAGAATTTCATTAGAAGTTGGCAACACAGAATTGGATGGTGACGCAAGTGAGAGAAACAGCACCGTAGAGAATCATCTGACTGATGAGGATGTGAAGATTATTATCTCTGAGCATTCAGGTGGCATGAACAACAAAGGGCCAACTGCACCTGTTCCAAGTTTGGAAAATCATGGAGGTTTACAGAAGGCATGCAAGGTTCTTGAGAAGTCTAAGTTAAGCAACGAAAGTGACCAAGAAGACCATGCTGTGCAGGACATACAGGTTGTTGCTGCTTCTATAGGTTCAGAAGGGCGCAAGTTTGGATCTAACTGTCAGGAGGATACAAAAGGTGTAATTGCACAAACCTTAGTTACTGCAACTGATCCAAGTTGCAGTGATGAAGTTCAGTGTCACCCAGGTGAATCCACAAAACTATCAAGATACAGTGATTTGGACTATAATGCTTTCAGTCCTCCTAGAACATTATCTAGCATGGATGAGGATACCCACTTGAGGACATTGCCAAATGAAAGGCACCAGAATGGTGACATCAAGATTATTACTGAAAACACAGTAACTGTGGACAGTGAGCTACTGATCTATGAAGAGAAAACAGTAGTTGATAATGGAAATGTAACGCAGGAGGTAAAGAATGTTGTCAAGGAAGAGAGTGCTATTGTTTCAAAGATAGAAAGAACTGCTATTGAGAATATGGACTCACGAGATAACAACAATTACAAGGTAGAAAAGGTTAAGGTTGCTGATACAGCTGATAGAAGATTGGATCAAAGTAAATTGAAATCTGATCTTGGAGATACCATACCTGCAAAGATCAGTCTGCAGGATAGTATTGTTGTGTTACCAGCTAATGAAATAGCAACGCAAATGAAAGCCAAGCGAGAAGAGGGTGGTGGCAGATGGGATTTGGGCATAGCTCTTCCTCAAAGTAAAATAGAAGCTAGAGATAATAATAATAGCCCAAAGATAAGTGATGTCCAAAGGCAAGCACCAGATAAATCATTTTCCTCGGTATCAAAGAAGGTACCAGTAGGTAATGCACCTGAGCCAGTGTTATTGGAAGCAATGGTTGGGAATAATGGTCAACTGGAAGAGCAATCAAAGCCATCCAAACCAAAAACAATACGTAGATGGGTCTCACCCAAGAAGGAATCTGAAACTGCCTCTGTGCATAGGCCATCTCACCCTCCATCCAGATATGACAGTTCTCCAGCTGCACTAGCTATCCGTTCCATGTCTACAGATTTCAAAGTCAATAATGTGAAAGGTGCACCTCTAGTACGACCTGGAACGCTGTATGGCAATCACTTAACACAAGATGCAACACTGTCTCCTCGATTTCCTTCACGACGACCGTTGTTGTCAGGTGCACAAGCTGCACCAAGAATTGAAGCTACAGCTCctactccacctccaccaccgccaccgccacctccattctatgcttcttcaagttcatctacGAAGCAACtatcacctccacctccaccaccgcccccTCCATTCTATGCATCTTCAAGTTCAGCTACGAAGCACCTatcaccacctccacctccacctccaccacctcctcctctggCTTCAGTAGGCTTGTCAAACAtacctccccctccccctccacctccacctatGTCTTTTGgagcacaatcacagaactttgcaccTGCCCCTTCCCCTCCTACTCCGCCCGCCCGTGGAaacattccaccaccacctccacctcctccagttCAATCATTCATAACACGTTCaggtgctcctcctcctcctcctccacctccaccaccaatgGCACGCTCTACtgctcctcctccaccgccacctcccccACTTCCAGTGACACGTTCTggtgctccacctccaccaccaccgcctcctCCTAGGGCACTTTCTActgctcctccacctcctcctccaccaccaccaatgaCCCGTTCAggagcaccacctccaccgccCCCTCCTCCTGGTGCACGTCCtggacctccacctccacctccacctccgccaccaccaccaatgaCTCGTTCAGGAGCACCACCTCCCCCGCCCCCTCCTCCTGGTGCACGTCCTGGACCTCCacctccgccaccaccaccaatgaCCCGTTCAGGAGCACCACCTCCCCCGCCCCCTCCTCCTGGTGCACGTCCtggacctccacctccaccacccccTCCAGGTGCACGTCCTGGCCCTCCACCTCCCCCACCCCCTCCAGGTGGCCGTCCAAGTGCTCCACCTCCCCCACCTCCTCCAGGCCGACCAGGAGCTCCACCTCCCCCACCTCCTCCGGGCCGACCAGGAGCCCCACCTCCCCCGCCTCCTCCAGGACGACCAGGAGCCCCACCTCCCCCGCCTCCGCCAGGCCGACCAGGAGCTCCACCTCCCCCGCCTCCACCTGGAGGTGGCGGGAGAGCACCTCCGCCACCACCTGCACCTGGGGGAAGGCTTGGTggccctcctccacctcctcctccaggTGGCCGTGCACCACCTCCTCCTAGAGCACCAGGTGCGCCACCACCACCAGGAGGCAATCCTAGTAGTTTATTATCGAACTCCTTGGGTAGAGGGCGCGGCGGGGCTGTACGCACTCCAGCATCAGGTTTTGGGGCTGCAGCTGCACGCAAATCAACATTAAAGCCACTGCATTGGGTGAAAGTGACAAGGGCTGTGCAAGGTAGTCTCTGGGAGGAATTGCAGAGATATGATGACCCACAGAGGTAAAAATTTCTGTCCTCTTGATTTCACATAGTATTATTTCATCTCGAGTATGCTAACTACATTGTTTGCCATTTCAATGATGTAATCTTTCTGACGTCGATCCAGACTTCTTAGTTTTAATGCTATCCACTTTGCCATTTCAATGATGTAATCGTTATGAGGTTGATTCAGACTTTTATACAGATCACGATGGTACACATCACATGATCACATCACATTAAAAGCAATTGTTCGATAACTTTTACAGCTATACGCCATGATCACATCACATTCATATGATTGACACCATTTGATATTTTTTACCTTAATATTGGGGAGCTGTTTTCTGCAGTGTATCGGATTTCGATTTATCAGAACTGGAGAGCCTTTTTCCAGCAGTCGTACCAAAGTCCGATAACACCTCCAAAAATGACCGGAGAAAATCTCTTGGATCAAAGCCAGAGAAAGTTCACCTGGTAAGTAAAATGCTAAGATTTTGGAATGAAGTTTGCAGTATTAAATTTTACTCATTTTAGCATTTGTGGCCTGTTAATATTAGCAGGCAAAGTGAAGATGCATTATGATGCAATTGCTGCCACTGAATTAGATGCCTTGTAATTTTACTTGTTTACAATTAATAGATATTCTAGTGCGAAGTCTTTTTTTTTGCTTGGTTTTTAAATCTCGTATGATTGCTACATTGTTACTTAAACCTTTAGCATAACTaggaaaaatgcccgtgcgttgcaccggagaAAGAAAAATGTTTGACAGACATACACATTCGTCCACTCCTACATCGTCGTCGTCCCTTCAAATTCGAGTAAGTCGACGGGGTTAGGATAAACTTCTGATGTAGTCGGCACAGTCCAAATTTCCTCCCCGCTATCAATCTACCCGTTTCATAAGTATTAAAAAGATGGTTAAAATAAGCAATGCAAGCCAACCTTTGGAATTGCCTTTAAAAAATACTACTCCCTCTAGTTTAAAATAATTGCCTAAAACAAatatatctagatatattttCGTGTGTAGATACACTATTTTTGGGCAATTATTTACCTAAAATAGATCTGTGTTGCCACTTCACTTCTTTGCCAACACCATCGATGATGGTTAATTGTTCACATATTCACCATGAAGATGATCAATCCCAAGGCGAAGAGCTTGGTCATCATACTCTAACAGCGCGCTTCGTGAGCCCACATACTCACAACTGTACTGCCAAGAATAAAATAATTAAATTTGGTCTACTATTTGTCACAATCTCTAGTTTGTATTATCTTGTTATATAATTTTCTATGCATAATTTCAATTTCATATTTATTAAATTTTCTATTATAGAATCTGTTAAAAATTATTTACTTTTTATTCTCAATATAATCTACCCATATATCTCCATCTCCTAGCCGTATATCACATTCACAGTACAGTTTTGAGAAAGAACTAGTTTCCCTATGTGACATCTCTTTGTAAGCATTCATCTAACCTGGTAGCTCATATGAATAGATTGAGCTGAGGAGGGCAAACAACACAGAGATCATGCTGACCAAAGTGAAAATGCCGCTGCCAGATTTGGTGGTAAGAATTTGAgcaataaaaacaaaaataatgTTAATTATGACATGGTAAGATTATTGTGATCACTAAATGTTCAACAGAATGCGGCCCTGGCACTGGATCAATCTACCTTGGATGTTGATCAAGTGGAGAATCTCATAAAGTTCTGTCCAACAAAAGAGGAAATGGAACTTCTTAAGGTGCATATTAGTGAAATGTTGCTTTGCATCCTTTGTGATGTCATATTAACACAGCATCACCTTCGTTTTTCTTGTCAGAACTATACTGGAGACAAGGAGCTTCTGGGAAAATGTGAACTGGTAATGGctatctacgatctatgatgtttttattttgtgtgctaCTTAATACTACCATCAAAAAATTACTAATGCTTTGCGTTTGCTGAATTTGTATGCTCTAAACTTCTTGAAAAATTAAAAGCACATCAACCTCATACTATTAGTTTGTCGTAATTGATAGTTGTGACAATTTAACACAATTGATAATCGCAATAATTAACATAATTGATAATTGCGATAATCTAACATCAAAGCACGGCAATAATAGTCAAGGACTCAGAGTTGAACCCACGTGTATGTGAGCCTTTGTTTGACTCTTAAATCGAAAGACTCAGACCGTTATATCTATTCCTTAGATTGATCATTGTTACCCTAGGAAATTAAAATAGCCAGGTTGGATATGTATGTGAGCCTGTTGGGCCCAATTTTACATAAAATGGCATTAGGAGTTAATACTCAACAGTTCATGCTTACCTGTTTGAGTAGATCAGTGTTTAAACAATTGCATTCTTCTTGCAGTTCTTCCTCGAATTGATGAAAGTCCCACGAATGGAGTCAAAACTGCGAGTGTTTTCCTTCAAGATCCAGTTTGGTTCACAAGTTGCAGATCTTGGGAAAAGTTTGAAAACAATAGATTCTTCATGTAATGAGGTATGTTGCGAGTTCG
This region of Lolium perenne isolate Kyuss_39 chromosome 2, Kyuss_2.0, whole genome shotgun sequence genomic DNA includes:
- the LOC127332795 gene encoding formin-like protein 5; this encodes MALFRKFFLKKTPDRLLEISERVYVFDCCFSAEALGEDEYRDYLSGVVAQLQDYFPDASFMVSNFWSGDKRSRISDILSEYDMTVMDYPQQYEGCPLLQLEMIHHFLKSCENWLSVEGQQNMLLMHCERGGWPVLAFMLAGLLLYRKTYAGEQKTLEMVYKQARRDFIQQFLKLNPQPSHLRYLHYVTRHGSGSEWPPVSRTLVLDSLVLHTTPRFDSDGGCRPYLRIHGQDSSPGNKSAKVLFEVPKTKKHLRRYGQAEVPVKLSAFCRVQGDVVLECIHISSNFDREETMFRVMFNTAFVQSNVLGLNRDDIDAAWNVNNQFPRDFRAEVLFSDPDSFKPSAAVEEAGDDGDETDVASVDTGDEFYEAEEDWHDARKDPDTQSTEGRISLEVGNTELDGDASERNSTVENHLTDEDVKIIISEHSGGMNNKGPTAPVPSLENHGGLQKACKVLEKSKLSNESDQEDHAVQDIQVVAASIGSEGRKFGSNCQEDTKGVIAQTLVTATDPSCSDEVQCHPGESTKLSRYSDLDYNAFSPPRTLSSMDEDTHLRTLPNERHQNGDIKIITENTVTVDSELLIYEEKTVVDNGNVTQEVKNVVKEESAIVSKIERTAIENMDSRDNNNYKVEKVKVADTADRRLDQSKLKSDLGDTIPAKISLQDSIVVLPANEIATQMKAKREEGGGRWDLGIALPQSKIEARDNNNSPKISDVQRQAPDKSFSSVSKKVPVGNAPEPVLLEAMVGNNGQLEEQSKPSKPKTIRRWVSPKKESETASVHRPSHPPSRYDSSPAALAIRSMSTDFKVNNVKGAPLVRPGTLYGNHLTQDATLSPRFPSRRPLLSGAQAAPRIEATAPTPPPPPPPPPPFYASSSSSTKQLSPPPPPPPPPFYASSSSATKHLSPPPPPPPPPPPLASVGLSNIPPPPPPPPPMSFGAQSQNFAPAPSPPTPPARGNIPPPPPPPPVQSFITRSGAPPPPPPPPPPMARSTAPPPPPPPPLPVTRSGAPPPPPPPPPRALSTAPPPPPPPPPMTRSGAPPPPPPPPGARPGPPPPPPPPPPPPMTRSGAPPPPPPPPGARPGPPPPPPPPMTRSGAPPPPPPPPGARPGPPPPPPPPGARPGPPPPPPPPGGRPSAPPPPPPPGRPGAPPPPPPPGRPGAPPPPPPPGRPGAPPPPPPPGRPGAPPPPPPPGGGGRAPPPPPAPGGRLGGPPPPPPPGGRAPPPPRAPGAPPPPGGNPSSLLSNSLGRGRGGAVRTPASGFGAAAARKSTLKPLHWVKVTRAVQGSLWEELQRYDDPQSVSDFDLSELESLFPAVVPKSDNTSKNDRRKSLGSKPEKVHLIELRRANNTEIMLTKVKMPLPDLVNAALALDQSTLDVDQVENLIKFCPTKEEMELLKNYTGDKELLGKCELFFLELMKVPRMESKLRVFSFKIQFGSQVADLGKSLKTIDSSCNEIRSSLKLKEIMKRILLLGNTLNMGTARGAAVGFRLDSLLKLTDTRATNNKMTLMHYLCKVLAAKSPHLLNFYVDLVSLEATSKIQLKMLAEEMQAVSKGLEKVEHEFKASESDGPVSEIFHEKLKEFTDNAGADVQSLSSLFSEVGKKADQLIKYFGEDPVRCPFEQVMSTLLTFVTMFRKAHEENVKQADLEKKKAQKEAAEAEKSKSAQLASKNDSKASNPSRQAKQTLEKTRSISRRGKDTG